In the genome of Triticum urartu cultivar G1812 chromosome 5, Tu2.1, whole genome shotgun sequence, one region contains:
- the LOC125510636 gene encoding protein LEO1 homolog isoform X1, with the protein MRGKKEVMNSEKEGHDQRTETSRAKIIGSEFEGSKYNCNVDENRKDKEVKQIRKTGRLHEVLCNVFGDSDENDHALYGDTEDVNRPPTEGEGQCANILQPKDVTRGKDTCYEESKHCLTGPPLNLVVPHIPPPGQPDQLKVIKVSNVMGINPKPFDPETYMEEDDFITDESKGKESVHMDVVRCRRAKNADGTESLESNARFVQWKDGSMQLLIGHVALDVSVEESSQHTHLFRKNGKGLLQSQGRLLQKMRIMPPESSSRSHSSLTAPIDSQNEKTIKVQTWYDKKYPERMKQERERDEAPSSWYNPHGRVAHSGFEHNLEFEALAQRRIINAKVHEYSDSESEELEYGTEFKDIESSRRHERQNELDENNVYDKDLDVSSLPNEEIEGQEHKRRPRKGKVIDFGEELYPPKKRFLNRWRRQLLLTAMTSEKNCQHQTEQSKRN; encoded by the exons ATGCGAGGCAAAAAGGAAGTCATGAATAGTGAAAAGGAAGGTCATGACCAAAGAACAGAaaccagtagagcaaagattATTGGCTCTGAATTCGAGGGGTCTAAATACAATTGCAACGTTGATGAAAATCGTAAAGACAAAGAAGTGAAACAAATAAGAAAAACAGG CAGGCTGCATGAAGTTCTTTGCAATGTTTTTGGTGATAGTGATGAGAATGACCACGCCTTGTATGGTGATACTGAGGATGTCAAT AGACCGCCTACCGAGGGAGAAGGCCAGTGTGCGAATATTTTACAACCAAAGGATGTAACTCGTGGCAAAGATACGTGCTATGAAGAGTCCAAACATTGTTTAACTGGTCCTCCGCTGAACTTGGTGGTTCCACATATACCACCACCTGGTCAACCTGATCAG TTAAAAGTAATCAAGGTGTCAAATGTCATGGGGATTAATCCAAAACCTTTCGATCCTGAAACGTACATGGAAGAGGATGACTTCATTACCGATGAATCTAAGGGCAAGGAAAGTGTGCATATGGATGTTGTCCGTTGCAGAAGGGCCAAGAATGCTGATGGCACTGAATCT CTTGAAAGCAATGCACGTTTTGTCCAGTGGAAAGATGGAAGCATGCAACTACTGATTGGTCATGTGGCTCTTGATGTATCTGTAGAAGAGTCAAGTCAGCATACCCACTTGTTTAGGAAGAATGGAAAG GGGCTTCTACAGTCACAAGGAAGGCTTTTACAGAAGATGAGAATTATGCCGCCCGAGTCATCTTCAAGATCTCATAGCTCATTAACAGCTCCTATTGATTCTCAGAATGAGAAAACAATTAAggtgcaaacatggtatgataaaAAATATCCCGAGAGAATGAAGCAAGAAAGGGAAAGG GATGAAGCACCTAGCTCGTGGTATAATCCTCATGGAAGGGTGGCACACAGTGGTTTTGAGCATAACTTGGAGTTTGAAGCACTGGCTCAGAGACGTATAATCAATGCAAAG GTCCATGAGTATTCTGACAGTGAAAGTGAGGAATTAGAGTATGGAACAGAATTCAAGGATATAGAGAGCTCACGAAGACATGAAAGGCAAAATGAACTGGATGAAAATAATGTATATGATAAAGACCTAGATGTTTCTTCTCTGCCAAATGAAGAGATTGAG GGACAAGAGCATAAGAGGAGACCTAGGAAGGGCAAGGTGATTGACTTCGGTGAGGAATTATATCCACCAAAGAAACGATTTCTCAATCGTTGGAGAAGGCAGTTGTTATTGACAGCGATGACGAGTGAGAAGAACTGCCAGCACCAAACAGAACAGTCAAAGCGCAACTGA
- the LOC125510636 gene encoding protein LEO1 homolog isoform X2: MRGKKEVMNSEKEGHDQRTETSRAKIIGSEFEGSKYNCNVDENRKDKEVKQIRKTGLHEVLCNVFGDSDENDHALYGDTEDVNRPPTEGEGQCANILQPKDVTRGKDTCYEESKHCLTGPPLNLVVPHIPPPGQPDQLKVIKVSNVMGINPKPFDPETYMEEDDFITDESKGKESVHMDVVRCRRAKNADGTESLESNARFVQWKDGSMQLLIGHVALDVSVEESSQHTHLFRKNGKGLLQSQGRLLQKMRIMPPESSSRSHSSLTAPIDSQNEKTIKVQTWYDKKYPERMKQERERDEAPSSWYNPHGRVAHSGFEHNLEFEALAQRRIINAKVHEYSDSESEELEYGTEFKDIESSRRHERQNELDENNVYDKDLDVSSLPNEEIEGQEHKRRPRKGKVIDFGEELYPPKKRFLNRWRRQLLLTAMTSEKNCQHQTEQSKRN, translated from the exons ATGCGAGGCAAAAAGGAAGTCATGAATAGTGAAAAGGAAGGTCATGACCAAAGAACAGAaaccagtagagcaaagattATTGGCTCTGAATTCGAGGGGTCTAAATACAATTGCAACGTTGATGAAAATCGTAAAGACAAAGAAGTGAAACAAATAAGAAAAACAGG GCTGCATGAAGTTCTTTGCAATGTTTTTGGTGATAGTGATGAGAATGACCACGCCTTGTATGGTGATACTGAGGATGTCAAT AGACCGCCTACCGAGGGAGAAGGCCAGTGTGCGAATATTTTACAACCAAAGGATGTAACTCGTGGCAAAGATACGTGCTATGAAGAGTCCAAACATTGTTTAACTGGTCCTCCGCTGAACTTGGTGGTTCCACATATACCACCACCTGGTCAACCTGATCAG TTAAAAGTAATCAAGGTGTCAAATGTCATGGGGATTAATCCAAAACCTTTCGATCCTGAAACGTACATGGAAGAGGATGACTTCATTACCGATGAATCTAAGGGCAAGGAAAGTGTGCATATGGATGTTGTCCGTTGCAGAAGGGCCAAGAATGCTGATGGCACTGAATCT CTTGAAAGCAATGCACGTTTTGTCCAGTGGAAAGATGGAAGCATGCAACTACTGATTGGTCATGTGGCTCTTGATGTATCTGTAGAAGAGTCAAGTCAGCATACCCACTTGTTTAGGAAGAATGGAAAG GGGCTTCTACAGTCACAAGGAAGGCTTTTACAGAAGATGAGAATTATGCCGCCCGAGTCATCTTCAAGATCTCATAGCTCATTAACAGCTCCTATTGATTCTCAGAATGAGAAAACAATTAAggtgcaaacatggtatgataaaAAATATCCCGAGAGAATGAAGCAAGAAAGGGAAAGG GATGAAGCACCTAGCTCGTGGTATAATCCTCATGGAAGGGTGGCACACAGTGGTTTTGAGCATAACTTGGAGTTTGAAGCACTGGCTCAGAGACGTATAATCAATGCAAAG GTCCATGAGTATTCTGACAGTGAAAGTGAGGAATTAGAGTATGGAACAGAATTCAAGGATATAGAGAGCTCACGAAGACATGAAAGGCAAAATGAACTGGATGAAAATAATGTATATGATAAAGACCTAGATGTTTCTTCTCTGCCAAATGAAGAGATTGAG GGACAAGAGCATAAGAGGAGACCTAGGAAGGGCAAGGTGATTGACTTCGGTGAGGAATTATATCCACCAAAGAAACGATTTCTCAATCGTTGGAGAAGGCAGTTGTTATTGACAGCGATGACGAGTGAGAAGAACTGCCAGCACCAAACAGAACAGTCAAAGCGCAACTGA
- the LOC125510635 gene encoding protein CANDIDATE G-PROTEIN COUPLED RECEPTOR 2-like has translation MPRRLLEGAMALAVAPDAANSSGSGAAPGSGSGPLWWVSDCHGAWYSLAVMLPSLAFVGFLAWQARRSFRRLSYGRSHVLVVAYYALLWAVALLNLLWCFLQAWQCMPDRAFSWNVLSLFTKSGMLFLEVSLIAFLLQGNEASGYESLGRTFVISGAVVSADVLLKTIYVFGFGVPLFIDADQGTGGKWGLWILHKLVLTGVYGLIVFMHHSRWKDRLPAKPAYYQYVCAMLALNGLSLFGCFLIACGAGFGLWLYNLTTVCYHALYLPLLYVTFLADFFQEEDMLLENVYYSEMKDAGFFDADWD, from the exons ATGCCGAGGCGGCTCCTGGAGGGCGCCATGGCGCTGGCGGTGGCGCCGGACGCCGCCAACTCGTCGGGCTCCGGCGCCGCCCCCGGGTCCGGGTCGGGGCCCCTGTGGTGGGTGTCCGACTGCCACGGGGCCTGGTACAGCCTGGCGGTGATGCTGCCGTCGCTGGCCTTCGTCGGGTTCCTGGCCTGGCAGGCCCGCCGCAGCTTCCGCCGCCTCAGCTACGGCCGCTCCCACGTCCTCGTCGTTGCCTACTACGCGCTCCTCTGGGCCGTCGCCCTCCTCAACCTCCTCTGGTGCTTCCTCCAG GCGTGGCAGTGTATGCCTGATAGGGCCTTCTCATGGAATGTGCTTTCATTGTTTACCAAATCTGGAATGTTATTCTTGGAAGTTAGTCTTATAGCATTTCTACTTCAAGGAAATGAAGCCAGTGGTTATGAGTCTTTGGGACGTACCTTTGTTATCTCTGGTGCTGTAGTCAGTGCTGATGTATTGCTCAAG ACCATATATGTATTTGGCTTTGGTGTTCCTTTGTTTATTGATGCTGACCAAGGAACTGGTGGGAAATGGGGCCTATGGATTCTCCACAAATTGGTGCTTACAGGAGTTTATGGCTTGATTGTTTTCATGCATCACTCGAGGTGGAAAGACAGGCTACCTG CAAAACCAGCATATTACCAGTATGTGTGTGCAATGCTGGCACTTAACGGCCTATCGCTGTTTGGCTGTTTCCTCATTGCATGTGGAGCTGGATTTGGTTTATG GCTGTATAACCTCACTACTGTCTGTTACCACGCGCTTTACCTTCCACTTCTGTATGTGACTTTCTTAGCAGACTTTTTCCAG GAGGAAGATATGCTTCTAGAGAACGTATACTACTCCGAGATGAAAGACGCTGGGTTCTTTGACGCTGACTGGGATTAA
- the LOC125510636 gene encoding protein LEO1 homolog isoform X4: MDFHINPIPNNRLHEVLCNVFGDSDENDHALYGDTEDVNRPPTEGEGQCANILQPKDVTRGKDTCYEESKHCLTGPPLNLVVPHIPPPGQPDQLKVIKVSNVMGINPKPFDPETYMEEDDFITDESKGKESVHMDVVRCRRAKNADGTESLESNARFVQWKDGSMQLLIGHVALDVSVEESSQHTHLFRKNGKGLLQSQGRLLQKMRIMPPESSSRSHSSLTAPIDSQNEKTIKVQTWYDKKYPERMKQERERDEAPSSWYNPHGRVAHSGFEHNLEFEALAQRRIINAKVHEYSDSESEELEYGTEFKDIESSRRHERQNELDENNVYDKDLDVSSLPNEEIEGQEHKRRPRKGKVIDFGEELYPPKKRFLNRWRRQLLLTAMTSEKNCQHQTEQSKRN; this comes from the exons CAGGCTGCATGAAGTTCTTTGCAATGTTTTTGGTGATAGTGATGAGAATGACCACGCCTTGTATGGTGATACTGAGGATGTCAAT AGACCGCCTACCGAGGGAGAAGGCCAGTGTGCGAATATTTTACAACCAAAGGATGTAACTCGTGGCAAAGATACGTGCTATGAAGAGTCCAAACATTGTTTAACTGGTCCTCCGCTGAACTTGGTGGTTCCACATATACCACCACCTGGTCAACCTGATCAG TTAAAAGTAATCAAGGTGTCAAATGTCATGGGGATTAATCCAAAACCTTTCGATCCTGAAACGTACATGGAAGAGGATGACTTCATTACCGATGAATCTAAGGGCAAGGAAAGTGTGCATATGGATGTTGTCCGTTGCAGAAGGGCCAAGAATGCTGATGGCACTGAATCT CTTGAAAGCAATGCACGTTTTGTCCAGTGGAAAGATGGAAGCATGCAACTACTGATTGGTCATGTGGCTCTTGATGTATCTGTAGAAGAGTCAAGTCAGCATACCCACTTGTTTAGGAAGAATGGAAAG GGGCTTCTACAGTCACAAGGAAGGCTTTTACAGAAGATGAGAATTATGCCGCCCGAGTCATCTTCAAGATCTCATAGCTCATTAACAGCTCCTATTGATTCTCAGAATGAGAAAACAATTAAggtgcaaacatggtatgataaaAAATATCCCGAGAGAATGAAGCAAGAAAGGGAAAGG GATGAAGCACCTAGCTCGTGGTATAATCCTCATGGAAGGGTGGCACACAGTGGTTTTGAGCATAACTTGGAGTTTGAAGCACTGGCTCAGAGACGTATAATCAATGCAAAG GTCCATGAGTATTCTGACAGTGAAAGTGAGGAATTAGAGTATGGAACAGAATTCAAGGATATAGAGAGCTCACGAAGACATGAAAGGCAAAATGAACTGGATGAAAATAATGTATATGATAAAGACCTAGATGTTTCTTCTCTGCCAAATGAAGAGATTGAG GGACAAGAGCATAAGAGGAGACCTAGGAAGGGCAAGGTGATTGACTTCGGTGAGGAATTATATCCACCAAAGAAACGATTTCTCAATCGTTGGAGAAGGCAGTTGTTATTGACAGCGATGACGAGTGAGAAGAACTGCCAGCACCAAACAGAACAGTCAAAGCGCAACTGA
- the LOC125510636 gene encoding protein LEO1 homolog isoform X3: MVPKSTTRLTLTTGSLLPSILSRLHEVLCNVFGDSDENDHALYGDTEDVNRPPTEGEGQCANILQPKDVTRGKDTCYEESKHCLTGPPLNLVVPHIPPPGQPDQLKVIKVSNVMGINPKPFDPETYMEEDDFITDESKGKESVHMDVVRCRRAKNADGTESLESNARFVQWKDGSMQLLIGHVALDVSVEESSQHTHLFRKNGKGLLQSQGRLLQKMRIMPPESSSRSHSSLTAPIDSQNEKTIKVQTWYDKKYPERMKQERERDEAPSSWYNPHGRVAHSGFEHNLEFEALAQRRIINAKVHEYSDSESEELEYGTEFKDIESSRRHERQNELDENNVYDKDLDVSSLPNEEIEGQEHKRRPRKGKVIDFGEELYPPKKRFLNRWRRQLLLTAMTSEKNCQHQTEQSKRN; this comes from the exons CAGGCTGCATGAAGTTCTTTGCAATGTTTTTGGTGATAGTGATGAGAATGACCACGCCTTGTATGGTGATACTGAGGATGTCAAT AGACCGCCTACCGAGGGAGAAGGCCAGTGTGCGAATATTTTACAACCAAAGGATGTAACTCGTGGCAAAGATACGTGCTATGAAGAGTCCAAACATTGTTTAACTGGTCCTCCGCTGAACTTGGTGGTTCCACATATACCACCACCTGGTCAACCTGATCAG TTAAAAGTAATCAAGGTGTCAAATGTCATGGGGATTAATCCAAAACCTTTCGATCCTGAAACGTACATGGAAGAGGATGACTTCATTACCGATGAATCTAAGGGCAAGGAAAGTGTGCATATGGATGTTGTCCGTTGCAGAAGGGCCAAGAATGCTGATGGCACTGAATCT CTTGAAAGCAATGCACGTTTTGTCCAGTGGAAAGATGGAAGCATGCAACTACTGATTGGTCATGTGGCTCTTGATGTATCTGTAGAAGAGTCAAGTCAGCATACCCACTTGTTTAGGAAGAATGGAAAG GGGCTTCTACAGTCACAAGGAAGGCTTTTACAGAAGATGAGAATTATGCCGCCCGAGTCATCTTCAAGATCTCATAGCTCATTAACAGCTCCTATTGATTCTCAGAATGAGAAAACAATTAAggtgcaaacatggtatgataaaAAATATCCCGAGAGAATGAAGCAAGAAAGGGAAAGG GATGAAGCACCTAGCTCGTGGTATAATCCTCATGGAAGGGTGGCACACAGTGGTTTTGAGCATAACTTGGAGTTTGAAGCACTGGCTCAGAGACGTATAATCAATGCAAAG GTCCATGAGTATTCTGACAGTGAAAGTGAGGAATTAGAGTATGGAACAGAATTCAAGGATATAGAGAGCTCACGAAGACATGAAAGGCAAAATGAACTGGATGAAAATAATGTATATGATAAAGACCTAGATGTTTCTTCTCTGCCAAATGAAGAGATTGAG GGACAAGAGCATAAGAGGAGACCTAGGAAGGGCAAGGTGATTGACTTCGGTGAGGAATTATATCCACCAAAGAAACGATTTCTCAATCGTTGGAGAAGGCAGTTGTTATTGACAGCGATGACGAGTGAGAAGAACTGCCAGCACCAAACAGAACAGTCAAAGCGCAACTGA